A genomic stretch from Telmatocola sphagniphila includes:
- a CDS encoding DUF1501 domain-containing protein: MEPLNRRQFFRNTAALAGATWLTPVSQWLARADEKAPHRATANSVIVLWMAGGPSQLETFDPHPNTNIAGGTTAIKTATKDIQLAKGFERLAEEMASVSIIRSMMSKEGDHERGTYALKTGFRPDPTVIYPALGAIACHELAIGKTEIPRHVSILSSQWPARGGYLGDKYDAFLMDDPANPVPDTKSFLPAAQEQKRLESLNILDRAFSRGREKRVDETLHRETIQGALRMMSSEQLKAFDVSSEPRELRTSYGDTPFGRGCLAARRLIQAGVRCVEVTLSGWDSHVNNHTICSNNLKILDPAFSTLIRDLREKGLLEKTMVLCMGEFGRTPVINPAGGRDHWPTGFSLALAGGGIRGGQVIGQTDPEGKHPPADPVKVGDLHATVLSALGIDYKKVNETPIGRTIRFSEGEPIPQLVKS, translated from the coding sequence ATGGAACCACTAAACCGCCGTCAGTTCTTTCGCAACACAGCCGCCCTGGCCGGAGCCACCTGGCTGACACCCGTGAGTCAATGGCTGGCCCGCGCGGATGAAAAAGCCCCTCATCGAGCCACGGCCAATTCCGTGATCGTCCTCTGGATGGCGGGCGGCCCCAGCCAACTGGAAACTTTCGATCCGCACCCGAACACCAATATTGCTGGCGGCACGACCGCTATCAAAACGGCGACCAAAGATATTCAGCTGGCTAAAGGCTTTGAAAGACTCGCCGAGGAAATGGCCTCGGTTTCAATCATTCGATCGATGATGAGCAAGGAAGGCGACCACGAACGGGGAACGTACGCCCTGAAAACGGGATTCCGACCTGACCCCACCGTGATCTACCCCGCCCTGGGAGCGATTGCCTGCCACGAATTGGCGATCGGTAAAACCGAAATCCCCAGACACGTCAGCATCCTCTCTTCGCAATGGCCAGCGCGCGGCGGCTACCTCGGCGATAAATACGATGCTTTTCTGATGGATGACCCTGCTAACCCGGTGCCCGATACCAAATCCTTTCTGCCCGCAGCTCAGGAACAGAAACGACTGGAGAGCTTGAATATTTTGGATCGCGCCTTTTCGCGCGGCCGAGAGAAACGGGTGGATGAGACACTGCACCGCGAGACGATTCAAGGCGCTCTGAGGATGATGAGCTCGGAACAACTGAAAGCCTTTGATGTGTCCTCCGAACCTCGCGAACTACGCACTTCCTATGGCGATACCCCGTTCGGGAGAGGTTGCCTGGCCGCCCGGCGCCTGATTCAAGCCGGTGTACGCTGTGTGGAAGTCACGCTGAGTGGTTGGGATTCGCATGTGAATAATCACACGATTTGCAGTAACAACCTCAAAATACTCGATCCGGCATTCAGTACTCTGATTCGCGACCTGCGGGAAAAAGGGCTTTTAGAAAAAACGATGGTTTTATGCATGGGAGAATTCGGGCGAACACCTGTGATCAATCCCGCCGGTGGCCGCGACCACTGGCCGACGGGCTTTAGTCTCGCCCTGGCAGGCGGCGGCATTCGCGGCGGACAAGTGATTGGCCAGACCGATCCGGAAGGTAAGCATCCGCCGGCAGATCCGGTCAAGGTAGGTGATCTGCACGCCACCGTGCTATCCGCACTTGGCATCGATTACAAGAAGGTCAACGAAACGCCAATCGGTAGAACCATCCGCTTCAGCGAGGGGGAGCCAATTCCTCAGCTGGTGAAAAGCTGA
- a CDS encoding serine/threonine protein kinase yields the protein MDQGGMGLVYEGYDVLGRHLAIKMIRASRMSATSLARFQEEAEAMAHLEHDNIAQVLSFGTVNGDPYYVMKYFKGGSLAKRMAEFQKDPKKSLLLIAKISNAVEFLHSKGHLHRDIKPQNILLDENDEPHLSDFGLVKRVTEDPALQDESSKDDFLNLTEQSSVETTSKIHKTAAGFFLGTPGYSSPEQAKGLLNAAGPHWDTWSLGVILYELMTGRKPFPFKSLEQYSAAINEKDAQTPIEINPKMDKRINQLIMSCLARDPNKRLRSAQQIEEQIRKVVAPPKRNILIYVLPLLAITIALYFAIRNPNPQEVEARKQAAASKKLASGEAVEIVRPDGEEVVPILFGSPSEYSRKYMHYGLIHLESDVSCLADCLKSVPVSNFTFQFDFRYNSKPEDGAAIGIYCDRQEARKADVVYQQVLMCKVMAADFLRAKKDDPMPFAVHIGHTIFPYDKNSIMTYMENFAPERLKGVQKIAEIKEKEWHTFRLEAQEKSFIFSLDSQVLYTLRRPYSGARNSSLDNFARTIHGNSYKPDQVGNACGIHIMQGGIQIRNVRVEPLR from the coding sequence GTGGACCAGGGAGGAATGGGGCTGGTCTATGAGGGCTATGACGTATTGGGACGCCACTTGGCCATCAAGATGATTCGTGCTTCCAGGATGAGTGCAACGAGCTTGGCACGCTTTCAAGAAGAAGCCGAGGCCATGGCACATCTCGAGCACGACAATATCGCTCAGGTACTAAGTTTCGGCACGGTAAATGGCGATCCGTACTATGTAATGAAGTACTTCAAGGGCGGCAGTCTGGCCAAGCGAATGGCGGAATTTCAGAAAGATCCAAAGAAATCGCTGCTGCTAATTGCCAAAATTTCCAATGCGGTGGAGTTTCTGCATTCGAAGGGTCATTTACATCGAGATATTAAACCGCAAAATATTCTCCTGGATGAGAACGACGAACCGCACCTCAGCGACTTCGGACTGGTCAAAAGAGTTACAGAAGATCCTGCACTTCAAGATGAATCTTCGAAAGATGACTTCTTGAACCTCACGGAGCAAAGTAGCGTAGAAACGACCTCCAAGATCCACAAAACGGCTGCGGGATTTTTTCTCGGCACTCCAGGCTACTCCAGTCCGGAACAGGCCAAGGGGCTTTTGAACGCGGCTGGTCCACATTGGGATACCTGGTCCTTGGGAGTGATTCTTTACGAATTGATGACAGGCCGGAAACCATTTCCCTTCAAATCGCTCGAACAATACAGTGCGGCCATCAATGAAAAGGATGCCCAGACTCCTATTGAAATCAATCCCAAGATGGACAAACGAATCAATCAATTGATTATGAGTTGTCTGGCCCGAGACCCCAATAAAAGGTTGCGAAGCGCCCAGCAAATTGAGGAGCAGATTCGGAAGGTGGTTGCTCCCCCGAAGCGCAATATCTTGATTTACGTTCTTCCGCTTCTCGCTATTACAATCGCACTTTATTTTGCGATTAGAAATCCAAATCCTCAAGAAGTAGAAGCCCGGAAGCAGGCTGCGGCCTCAAAAAAATTAGCCAGTGGAGAAGCCGTTGAGATCGTTCGGCCCGACGGCGAGGAAGTAGTACCGATTCTCTTTGGTTCGCCGAGCGAATACAGCCGCAAGTATATGCACTATGGATTAATTCACCTGGAATCGGATGTTTCTTGCCTTGCGGATTGTCTGAAATCAGTACCGGTATCGAATTTCACTTTTCAATTTGACTTTCGCTACAATTCGAAGCCCGAAGATGGAGCTGCCATTGGCATTTATTGCGATCGGCAGGAAGCGAGAAAAGCCGATGTCGTCTATCAGCAAGTTCTGATGTGCAAAGTGATGGCCGCGGATTTTTTAAGGGCGAAGAAGGACGATCCTATGCCTTTCGCCGTGCATATTGGCCATACCATTTTTCCGTATGACAAAAATTCGATAATGACGTACATGGAAAATTTTGCTCCCGAACGGCTCAAAGGTGTTCAGAAAATTGCGGAGATTAAAGAAAAAGAATGGCATACGTTCAGATTGGAAGCGCAAGAAAAATCGTTTATTTTTTCGCTCGACTCTCAGGTTCTTTACACTTTGCGCCGGCCGTACTCGGGCGCGCGGAATTCTAGCCTCGATAACTTTGCCCGAACAATTCACGGAAATTCTTATAAACCCGATCAAGTCGGGAATGCATGTGGCATTCACATAATGCAGGGGGGAATTCAGATTCGTAACGTGCGGGTGGAACCTCTTAGATAG